In a single window of the Campylobacter hyointestinalis subsp. lawsonii genome:
- a CDS encoding shikimate kinase encodes MKIDKNIVLIGFMGVGKGTIARALSKKIGVFAIDGDDMIESYANKKIKKIFEDDGEEAFRKIEKDLAKFLENSVKGAIISTGGGFYKVKNLNKIGTIIYLKSSFDKIIDRLQNSSNSEKKFAKRPLLSNLQKAKELHELRDKEYEKKANFVINVEDKSADKIAKEIIKILNLKR; translated from the coding sequence ATGAAGATAGATAAAAATATAGTTTTGATAGGATTTATGGGAGTCGGAAAAGGGACTATAGCAAGGGCTTTAAGCAAAAAAATAGGAGTTTTTGCTATAGACGGCGATGATATGATAGAAAGCTATGCAAATAAAAAAATAAAAAAAATTTTTGAAGATGATGGTGAAGAAGCATTTAGAAAGATAGAAAAAGATTTAGCCAAATTCTTAGAAAACTCAGTCAAAGGAGCCATCATATCTACAGGCGGCGGCTTTTACAAAGTAAAAAATTTAAATAAAATAGGAACTATTATATACTTAAAATCAAGCTTTGATAAGATAATAGATAGACTGCAAAACTCAAGCAATAGTGAGAAAAAATTTGCTAAACGACCGCTTTTATCAAATTTACAAAAGGCAAAAGAGCTTCATGAACTTAGAGATAAAGAATATGAAAAAAAGGCAAATTTTGTGATAAATGTAGAAGATAAATCTGCAGATAAAATCGCAAAAGAAATCATCAAAATATTAAATTTAAAAAGATAA
- the der gene encoding ribosome biogenesis GTPase Der, with protein MKRVILIGRPNVGKSSLFNRLAKKRIAITSDISGTTRDTNKTEIFIDDKSCILIDSGGLDDSSEIFKNVKAKTLSEAANADIIVFMVDGKMLPDEQDKKIFYELLNLKKPTALVVNKVDSKKDEERSWEFNEFGSKEVFSLSVSHNIGTDELCSWIYKLLPETTIKADMSDDFDEFLEGFDEKGEIDIEKPSVDYETKNIKVGIIGRVNVGKSSLLNALVKEDRSVVSKIAGTTIDPVNESYVYEDRVFEFVDTAGIRKRGKIEGIERFALNRTEKILEESDIALLVLDSSEPLTELDERIAGLGAKFELGVIIVLNKWDKEHGDFDKVVFELRDKFKFLAYAPIISVSALSKKRVHKLYPLILEVYKNYTQKIKTSRLNEVIKEAVCAHPVPRDHGKIVKIYYGAQFGFAPPKIALVMNKPRSLHFSYKRYLLNKLRENFELNGTPVILIPKNHSQKESVENEDR; from the coding sequence ATGAAGAGAGTTATATTAATTGGCAGACCAAATGTCGGAAAAAGTTCGCTATTTAATCGTTTAGCAAAAAAAAGAATAGCCATAACAAGCGACATTAGCGGTACGACAAGAGATACAAATAAGACTGAAATTTTTATTGATGATAAAAGTTGCATTTTGATAGACAGCGGCGGACTTGATGATAGCAGTGAGATATTTAAAAATGTAAAAGCTAAAACACTTAGCGAAGCAGCAAACGCTGATATCATCGTATTTATGGTAGATGGTAAAATGCTACCTGATGAACAAGATAAAAAGATATTTTACGAGCTTTTAAATTTAAAAAAACCGACCGCGCTCGTCGTAAATAAAGTCGATAGCAAAAAAGATGAAGAAAGAAGCTGGGAATTTAATGAGTTTGGTTCAAAAGAAGTATTTAGCCTATCTGTAAGCCACAACATAGGCACAGACGAGCTTTGCTCGTGGATATACAAGCTTTTGCCAGAAACAACTATAAAAGCAGATATGAGCGATGATTTTGACGAATTTTTAGAAGGCTTTGACGAAAAAGGCGAGATAGATATAGAAAAACCAAGCGTTGATTATGAAACAAAAAACATAAAAGTAGGAATAATCGGCAGAGTAAATGTCGGTAAATCAAGCCTTCTAAACGCTCTTGTAAAAGAAGATCGTTCAGTCGTAAGTAAGATTGCAGGAACCACGATAGATCCAGTCAATGAAAGCTATGTCTATGAAGATAGAGTTTTTGAGTTTGTAGATACAGCAGGTATTAGAAAACGTGGAAAAATAGAGGGTATAGAAAGATTTGCACTAAATAGAACAGAAAAAATCTTAGAAGAATCAGACATAGCATTACTAGTTCTTGACTCAAGTGAGCCACTTACAGAACTAGATGAGAGGATAGCAGGACTAGGAGCTAAGTTTGAGCTAGGAGTCATCATAGTTTTAAACAAATGGGACAAAGAGCACGGCGATTTTGATAAAGTCGTTTTTGAGCTAAGGGATAAATTTAAATTCCTAGCTTACGCTCCTATCATTAGCGTCAGCGCACTTAGCAAAAAAAGAGTTCATAAACTATATCCGCTCATTCTTGAAGTTTATAAAAACTATACTCAAAAAATCAAAACTTCAAGGCTAAATGAAGTCATCAAAGAAGCAGTTTGTGCTCATCCAGTTCCACGTGACCACGGTAAAATAGTCAAAATTTACTACGGCGCTCAGTTTGGATTTGCCCCTCCAAAGATCGCTTTAGTGATGAATAAACCAAGGTCTTTGCATTTTAGTTACAAAAGATATCTTTTAAATAAACTAAGAGAAAATTTCGAATTAAACGGAACTCCGGTTATCTTAATACCTAAAAATCATAGCCAAAAAGAGAGTGTAGAAAATGAAGATAGATAA
- a CDS encoding DMT family transporter produces MYRRFLIRHLGIYYMLIASVLFAATGAFAKLLSSDMSSIEVVFFRNIIGFVFILFALSKKPLNQKGGRPFMLVFRGIIGTLGLLAFFYNVAQINLATAFTFQKTAPIFTALIALVIFKEKLSFKGWIAIFVGFFGIIFIVQPNLGFTKNDLVGLLSGVGAALAYTSIRELRKFYDARIIVLSFMSFGTFIPLLCMVLGEFFEFKNLDFIFAKFIMPNFTGLIYILFMGICGAWFQIYLTKAYAASKKAGVVAAMSYSDVLFSLLFGLMLGDSLPNMAALCGISLIVISGILIATEK; encoded by the coding sequence GTGTATAGGCGATTTTTAATTCGGCATTTGGGGATCTATTATATGCTTATCGCTTCAGTGCTATTTGCTGCAACTGGAGCATTTGCTAAACTTTTGAGCAGTGATATGAGCTCTATTGAAGTTGTATTTTTTAGAAACATCATCGGTTTTGTTTTTATACTTTTTGCACTTAGTAAAAAGCCACTTAATCAAAAAGGCGGAAGACCTTTTATGCTAGTCTTTCGTGGCATTATCGGTACGCTTGGGTTGCTTGCTTTTTTTTACAACGTAGCTCAGATAAATTTGGCGACGGCTTTTACCTTCCAAAAAACAGCTCCGATATTTACAGCTCTCATTGCCTTGGTGATATTTAAAGAAAAGTTAAGCTTTAAAGGCTGGATAGCGATATTTGTAGGTTTTTTCGGTATTATTTTTATAGTTCAACCAAATTTAGGTTTTACTAAAAATGATCTTGTTGGATTGCTTAGCGGTGTTGGAGCAGCACTTGCATATACTAGTATAAGGGAGCTTAGAAAGTTTTATGATGCTAGAATAATTGTGCTTTCATTTATGAGCTTTGGAACATTTATACCGCTTTTATGTATGGTTTTAGGTGAATTTTTTGAATTTAAAAATTTGGATTTTATATTTGCTAAATTTATTATGCCGAATTTTACCGGATTAATTTACATTTTATTTATGGGAATTTGCGGGGCGTGGTTTCAAATTTATCTAACAAAAGCATACGCAGCTAGTAAAAAAGCTGGAGTAGTAGCAGCGATGAGTTATAGTGATGTTTTATTTAGCTTACTTTTTGGGTTGATGCTTGGAGACTCACTTCCAAATATGGCTGCACTATGCGGTATAAGCTTGATCGTCATAAGTGGAATTTTGATAGCCACAGAAAAATGA
- the kdsA gene encoding 3-deoxy-8-phosphooctulonate synthase — protein sequence MVLIAGPCVIESRDLVFKVAKKLAKFNEMGWIDFYFKSSFDKANRTSISSFRGPGLEEGLKILGEVKKEFGFKILTDIHESYQAAPTAEVADALQIPAFLCRQTDLLVAAAKTKAMVNIKKGQFLAPDAMKHSVKKVLETRGINEFGYEIAKQNGVYLCERGSTFGYGNLVVDMRSLVVMKEFAPVIFDATHSVQMPSANGATSGGDSRFVPYLARAAAAVGVEGFFYETHINPCEALCDGANMLTLEALEKNIEEIKRIREIVS from the coding sequence ATGGTTTTAATAGCAGGACCTTGTGTCATCGAAAGTAGGGATTTAGTTTTTAAAGTTGCTAAGAAGTTGGCTAAATTTAATGAAATGGGTTGGATAGATTTTTATTTTAAATCTAGTTTTGATAAGGCAAATCGTACTAGCATAAGTAGTTTTAGAGGACCTGGGCTTGAAGAAGGGCTAAAGATACTTGGTGAGGTTAAAAAGGAATTTGGATTTAAGATTTTAACAGATATTCACGAAAGCTATCAAGCAGCGCCAACTGCTGAGGTCGCAGATGCTTTGCAAATCCCAGCTTTTTTGTGTCGCCAAACAGATCTTTTAGTAGCTGCTGCAAAGACAAAAGCTATGGTAAATATCAAAAAAGGTCAATTTTTAGCCCCAGATGCTATGAAGCATAGCGTTAAAAAAGTGCTTGAGACACGCGGAATTAATGAGTTTGGTTATGAGATCGCAAAACAAAACGGAGTATATCTTTGTGAGAGAGGAAGTACGTTTGGCTATGGAAATTTGGTCGTAGATATGAGAAGTTTAGTAGTTATGAAAGAATTCGCTCCTGTGATTTTTGATGCAACTCATAGCGTACAAATGCCTAGTGCAAACGGCGCTACTAGCGGAGGAGATAGTAGATTTGTGCCGTACTTAGCAAGAGCTGCGGCAGCTGTTGGGGTAGAGGGATTTTTCTATGAAACTCATATAAATCCTTGTGAAGCACTTTGCGATGGAGCCAATATGCTTACTCTTGAAGCGTTAGAAAAAAACATAGAAGAGATAAAACGTATCAGGGAAATTGTGTCTTAA
- a CDS encoding DMT family transporter produces MNKGLFFVLLGAIFECGWAYGLKHADSNLEYLLTICFICVSFFSFMSAFKYLLASVAYTLFIGFGTLFIVSAEILTDYFNGNSVDYLRLFFIFTLLVGVLGIKGVKN; encoded by the coding sequence ATGAACAAAGGTCTATTTTTTGTTTTATTAGGTGCGATTTTTGAATGTGGATGGGCTTATGGGCTAAAACATGCAGATTCAAATTTGGAATATCTTTTAACTATCTGCTTTATCTGTGTAAGTTTTTTCTCATTTATGAGTGCGTTTAAGTATCTTTTGGCAAGTGTTGCTTATACTTTATTTATAGGTTTTGGAACTTTATTTATAGTAAGCGCTGAAATTTTGACTGATTATTTTAATGGAAATAGCGTTGATTATCTAAGATTGTTTTTTATATTTACACTTTTAGTCGGCGTTTTAGGGATAAAAGGTGTAAAAAATTGA
- a CDS encoding DMT family transporter, which produces MIHFLALILAGGFEVLGVVFLNKYGHSSGIKKIINFLFIVITFTCSLSLLRFAMQSLAMSVSYAIWTGIGAIGAVGVGVLINKEKLGFKKLFYLFLIIFSVIMLKII; this is translated from the coding sequence TTGATACATTTTTTAGCTCTTATTTTAGCCGGCGGATTTGAAGTTTTAGGTGTTGTTTTTTTAAATAAATATGGGCATTCTAGCGGTATCAAAAAAATAATAAATTTCTTATTTATAGTCATTACTTTTACCTGCTCTCTTAGTCTGCTTAGGTTTGCTATGCAAAGCTTAGCGATGTCCGTGAGCTACGCTATTTGGACGGGTATAGGAGCTATAGGTGCTGTTGGGGTTGGTGTTTTGATAAATAAAGAAAAGTTAGGTTTTAAAAAGCTATTTTATCTATTTTTGATAATTTTTAGTGTTATAATGTTAAAGATAATATAA
- the ribH gene encoding 6,7-dimethyl-8-ribityllumazine synthase, producing MNIIEGNLSLKGDEKVAIINARFNHIITDRLVEGAKDAFLRHGGKEENLDLILVPGAFEIPMALEKVLSSKKWDAVCCVGAVIRGSTPHFDYVSAETTKGIANVTLKYGKPVTFGVLTVDSIEQAIERAGSKAGNKGFEAMTGVVELLNLYKNIKA from the coding sequence ATGAATATAATAGAAGGAAATTTGAGTTTAAAGGGTGACGAAAAAGTCGCTATCATAAATGCAAGATTTAACCACATAATCACAGACAGACTAGTAGAAGGTGCAAAAGACGCCTTTTTAAGGCATGGTGGAAAAGAAGAAAATTTAGATCTTATCTTAGTTCCTGGTGCATTTGAGATACCTATGGCATTAGAAAAAGTTTTAAGTAGCAAAAAATGGGACGCGGTTTGCTGTGTTGGGGCTGTGATAAGAGGAAGTACGCCACATTTTGACTACGTAAGTGCTGAAACTACAAAAGGCATAGCAAATGTGACTTTAAAGTATGGTAAGCCAGTAACTTTTGGTGTTTTAACTGTAGATAGCATCGAACAAGCAATCGAAAGAGCAGGCAGCAAAGCTGGAAATAAAGGCTTTGAAGCGATGACAGGAGTAGTTGAACTACTAAATTTATATAAAAATATAAAGGCTTAA
- the nusB gene encoding transcription antitermination factor NusB: protein MATRHQVRQSVVSLLYANEMGSEMDEFAEEFLEEKKIRNDQKKFTLELYNGVLQNLDLIDEALNIHLGKWKLCEIGSVERAILRLGAYEIKFTNTDDAIIINEAVMLANELGSDSSTRFINGVLDAISKVK, encoded by the coding sequence ATGGCAACTAGGCATCAAGTAAGACAGAGCGTCGTAAGCCTACTTTATGCAAATGAGATGGGTAGCGAGATGGACGAGTTTGCCGAGGAATTTTTAGAAGAAAAAAAAATAAGAAACGATCAAAAAAAATTTACTTTAGAGCTTTATAATGGTGTTTTGCAAAACTTAGACTTGATAGATGAAGCTCTAAATATCCATCTTGGAAAATGGAAGCTATGTGAGATAGGAAGCGTGGAGAGAGCTATACTAAGGCTTGGTGCGTATGAGATCAAATTTACTAACACAGATGATGCTATCATCATAAATGAAGCAGTTATGCTTGCAAATGAGCTAGGATCTGACTCATCTACTAGGTTTATAAACGGCGTTTTAGATGCTATAAGCAAGGTGAAATGA
- the pyrF gene encoding orotidine-5'-phosphate decarboxylase produces the protein MKLCVALDLASYDECIKLINELKGLDVWLKVGLRSYLRDGSKFIEDIKKTGDFKIFLDLKIYDIPNTMADACEVISKIGVDMINLHASAGKIAMDTVMKRLDKLKHRPIVLAVSALTSFDEAIFKQIYSANIKDSVVNFSKIAYECGLDGMVCSVYESLLIKDATSREFLTLTPGIRPFGEASNDQKRVANLDMAKESLSDFIVVGRPIYEADNPREVTQKILTKISDINLL, from the coding sequence ATGAAACTTTGCGTTGCTCTTGATCTTGCTAGTTATGATGAATGTATAAAGCTGATAAATGAGCTAAAAGGGCTTGATGTTTGGCTAAAAGTCGGTCTTAGAAGCTATCTAAGAGATGGTTCTAAATTTATAGAAGATATAAAAAAAACCGGTGATTTTAAGATATTTTTAGATCTTAAAATTTATGATATACCAAATACTATGGCCGATGCTTGTGAAGTGATATCAAAAATAGGCGTTGATATGATAAATTTACACGCAAGTGCCGGTAAAATAGCTATGGATACAGTTATGAAACGTTTGGATAAGCTTAAGCACAGACCAATAGTTTTAGCCGTGTCTGCACTAACTAGCTTTGATGAAGCCATTTTTAAGCAGATATATAGTGCAAATATAAAAGATAGCGTTGTTAATTTCTCAAAGATCGCTTATGAATGTGGGCTTGATGGTATGGTATGCTCGGTCTATGAAAGTCTGCTTATTAAAGACGCTACGTCTAGGGAATTTTTGACTCTAACTCCTGGTATAAGACCTTTTGGAGAAGCTAGTAATGATCAAAAAAGAGTTGCGAATTTAGATATGGCAAAAGAGAGTTTATCTGATTTTATAGTAGTGGGACGACCTATATATGAAGCAGATAATCCTAGAGAAGTCACTCAAAAAATATTAACTAAAATATCTGATATAAATTTACTTTAA